The Humulus lupulus chromosome 7, drHumLupu1.1, whole genome shotgun sequence region tgaggacaaggtgaagcTTTTAGGGGGCGGTATTGATAGGCCACCGATCACCTATGTTTACTCTAGGAAGTATAAGGGTAAACGTGAGGGTGAGCAGTAGAGAATAACTGTGAGCGGAGTTAGTTATGAGGGAAAGGTTATTGTAAGGGAGGGTGTACCTACTGTGATGGGGTAGGGATATAAAAGGGGGACTTGTCTTAGTTAAAGGGTGAAAAGTGGGAGGGACTAGGCTCTCGGACACCTAGATTTCAATTGATATCATTCCATTTTTCTCTGTTCTGTGTTGCATTTCTCTGGTTTGTTTGTTGTTTGGTTATCTGAAATTGCAGGGAAGTCTATCACATGCATTTGTTATTTGTGCTGCATTCAtgtaagaaaatactaaaaactGAAAGCCCATCACTTAATAGAAAAGCAAAACAGCTTATTTATTAACATAAgtattctcaccattcttgtgattatttgttttagAGAGAAAGAGTAAATATAACTCACCAACAAATACTTTAACTAGAGACTACAAGTCTGAACAAGCTATATAGATGATGATACTAGCACACAGCCAAATAGTTGTGACAGCTTGCTAGAGACACTGATCCGGGACTCTTCTTCTATTCCAGGGCTACCATATTCATCTGGCTCATCCATGATGCCAATGCTGATCTTACTCTTCCCCACAACGCAGGCCCTTTCTCTTGCTCTTTGTAGCTCACAAGATGGCTTGGCTTTGCTTCTTCCACATCCAAAGTTTTTAGCGATAACTCACTGCAAGACATCGGCAACGCTGGGCCCTTATAGGCCTTGCAGATGTAGCTCAGGAAGTTTTCATAGTCCTACAgcaatggtagtagtagtagtactgttATTTTATGAAGGTTCAATCAATGAGTCTTTTGAGAACCTATGAATCTTTAGAGAATTACAAATTAATTAGACTATGGCATTTAAAAATCATACTGAGACAACTATGTGTAGCACATCAAAATGTTTGATTTATTTAAATTGTTATGGCCTGTTGGCAAGATAAAGATAGGAATAACAAGAAGAATGTGACAAACAAACCTCATAGAGTGGCTGACCATCAATGACTACCCAAGGCACATATCTATGAGGAGGTTGAAGGGCATCTGTTTCAGTTCCGTATTGCAATTCAAGCTGCATGAAGATAATAGaaccaaattatttatttcagaAACAAAATCCTTAACTTCACTTTTAGGCAGCAGAAATAACCAAAAGCAGAACACACACACCATGGTGCCTAGCATTGTGTAAGTCAACAGAGAAAAAACATCCTGGTAAAATGATTTTCAGGATAATATCATGACAAATGATCCATAAAGATGTCAAACATGGTGTTCCATAGTTGCCAAACAGTTGCCGCATATCATTCCAAAAAATTATCTTATGAAGCATGCTTTTACAAGGTAAGAATACATTAACCAGATGCTAAGCTATATAAAAAGGATTAAAAAAACTAACCTCTTGTCCAGCCTCGCTCTTGTAGCAATCATCTACAGGTTTTGGATCCAGGCCCAATTTCTCATAACAAGTTTCCCACTGAAGGTACTTGCGCTCTTGCACCAAAGCCTCAATGCAATAGATAAAAGGAAAATGCTTGTTCTGTATAAATGTAAGATTCCAAATAAAGGGTGAGCATTCTTGTTTAAAGAGCTACTACTTCCCATTAGACCAATCAAAAGAACATCACAAAATGAAGGTCCTATAGTTGTTTTAGCAGCATTGTTGAATTACTGATAGTGTGAAAATGAATATGTATATATGTAGGGTTTACTCAACTCACCAACTCAGGCCAGGCATCAATTGCACAGGCTTCCACGGTGTTTAATAAGCATTCATAGGGACCGTGCTGCAAGAATAAAAGAACCACTTAGTTTTTTTACACTTAAAAATTCTGAAGTCTCAAATATTAATGCAATTACAAAAGACATTTTGAAGAACATAGCTATTTTTTGCAATGAAATGAAAACTTCCAAAAATTTATTGAGAAACAAATAGGAGAATAGAAAAGTAGAGGTGAAACAACTAATCTTTGAAGACATCTATAACCCAGTTGCTAATTACCATAAATTTCAAACTGAATTATAACCATTTCTTGTAAATAATATGAGCATGAGCTTTGATTCCCACAAACCATATAATTTTTGCAAATACAAACAAGGATTAATGGAATGAAAACATGGGGATGATCAGACCTGACAAACGACGGTACTGTTGCCTCTGATCTTGGCGTTACCCCAAGGAACGAGTTTAAGATCAACGATAGAGAGAAGGTCATCTTCAAAGATCTTGACCAGGTAATTCACTATGAAATTAGCACTATAAGGACAAAGTGACTCGTAGTACAATCCCAACGAAACTTTCTCAGAATCTGAAGGCAAAACTCTAGCTTTGGAAGCCAAAGTCGAAGTGGGATAGAGCGAAACGAACAAGAAGAGGTAAACAGAGATAAGAGGCAGAAGAGCAATTGTTCTTCGAGAAAACGCCATGGAAGAAACAAAAAAAGCTGGGAAAGTAATCTCTCTCACTCTCTTATGGGTGAATTATGAATGTACCCTTTATTCTGATCAAGGTGAAGAAGAAGCTCTGTGGACCAAAAAGCAAAAAGAAATTCTGAATCTTTAAAAGCTACAAGTGTTAGCATCCATATCTCAACACAAAGTCAAGACTAtccctttatataaatatacattataATATAGTGGTTGAATTGAATAATACCTGGCAAGAGATGGTGTGGTTGGATCCGAGCCTGGCGTTGCCGTAAGGGACTAAATTGAGATGAACCAGAGAGATGAGCTGGGTGTGGAAGAGTTTAACCAGATGGTTGAGTATGAAATCTACACTGTCAGGACAAAGGGTCTCATAGTATAGGTCCACTGACTGTTAGTGAGACCCAAGAGGTTGGCCCAATAACTTTAGAACCCAAAATGATGCAAGACCAGATGAGGAGCTGGGAGATAGAATCGGCCCAAGATGTTGAGGTGCCTTTGGTCTGTGAAAAGGAGAACAACACCGAAAATGCAGAAGGAATGACCAGCAGCAAAGCAGGGGAGAATCAAGCGTGTACCAAGAGGGAACGTGTGAAGCCACGCTGGATGAGGGACTACATGATGATGCTGGAACGTTGAGAATGAATGAGGTCATGTAACTAATTTCGGTTAGCTTGTATTTGGCTAATGAGTATAAATTGTTTTCTGTAAAAACAAACTGGGGTTATGTCTGGAATGAAATAGCAAATTCAATTTGCCTTGGAGATTTGCTCTGTCTCAAAGAGAGCTATATACTaacattggtgctttcattgatttCTTCCTCCTTCATCATGAAGAACGAAGAGATTGCAGCACTTTTGCAGGCATTGGACCTCAAATGGGAGCAGCGTGCGGAGTCCCAACTGGAGCATCTCAAATCATTGTTGGATGAACGTCTGGCCCAGGTATCGCCGCCACCGTCTCCGAGCACGGGGGGTGAGGCCAGTGCCATCCGTGAGCAGGTTCGAGAGAAGGGACGGAGATCTGATGCGGAGACCGATTTCCGTGACTTGAATTTCATTCTCAAGACTTTGCGAGTTAAGGTTCCACGTTTTGATGGTTTGAACGTTGATGACTGGATTTACAAGATTCAGAAGTTTTTTGATCTACATAGAGTTGATCCAGCTATGCGACTTGCTGTCGTCGCCTTTCACTTGGATGGAGCTCCATCTACTTGGTTTCAATGGATGGAAAAAGGAGGCTCCATTACCGATTGGGACTCTTTTCTTACGGCGTTGCAACAACGTTTTGGGACATCAATCTATGATGATCCACTGGGAAGAATTTCGAAGCTCACTCAGACGGGTCGTGTATCTCAGTATCGTGAGGAATTCGAATCTCTCATGCCTCGCATCACCGGTGTGGCGGAATcgatgttcttgaatttttttatttggggACTCAAATTGGAAATTCGACGGGAATTGTTGCTGGCTAAACCCATGGACTTGGCTGATGCTATGGCCAAGGCACAGTTGTTTGAAGACAGGAATGAGGATTTAGTGGCTCGGCAGAAACAGGAATTCACCCGCTCAAGTTGGTCGCCGCGGACAGCGAGCCCGACTCAGGTTATCGCACCATCGTCCTTTACTGCGTATAACCCAGTCAGGTATCCCAATTCTAATGTCCCTTCCAACCAGTCCACTATAACCCAGTCAGGTATCACCCATCTTCCTGTGAAGAAACTGACTCCTACTGAAATGAAAGACCGTAGAGATAGAGGCCTTTGTTATACCTGTGATGAAAAATTCAATTATGGTCATAAATGCAAGAACAAGATGCTTATTATGTGTGTACAAGGGGACGAAGATGTTGAGTCAGGGACCGAAAATGGGGTACCGGAGTTCGAAACCACAGAGGAGGAAGTGAGTCTCAACTCCCTTTCCAATTCGATGAACCCTCGAATTTTTCGTATTATGGCCAAACACGGAAAAGAGTCTCTGGAGGTGCTAGTGGACACGGGCAGCAACAACAACTTTATCCAGGAATCCTTGGTTTATCAGCTGCAACTTTCTTCCGAGGAGACCAAGAGGTTTAAAGTCTATATGGGTAATGGAAATTTCCTCTTATGTTCAAAAATTTGCAAAGGTGTTGAACTGGTTTTACAAGGACACAAGTTTGTTGTTGATCTCTATGTGCTTCCGATTTCTGGTCTAGAGGTGGTACTCGGGATGCAATGGTTACAAACTTTAGGCCCTTGTGTGCATGACCATAAGGAACTTACTATGGAGTTTTCGTGGCAAGGTAGTGTGGTGAAACTGAAGGGGTCTACTGACATTTCGGCACATCAGCTCTCTTACACTCAATTTAATACGCTGTTACAAGAGGGGGAAGTGAAATCTTTGTACCGCTTGTCAGCTATCATGGAAGAACGAAGCAATACAGTGGCTGCACTACCTGATTTAGAAGCTAATCTTCCAGCTCATAGTAGGGACATTCTTACTCAATATGCCGATGTTTTTAAGGAGCCCAAGGAGCTGCCCCCTCACAGAAATGTGGACCATCGAATCTTCTTGCAACCAGGTTCACCGCCTGTAAACGTGAGACCTTATCGGTACCCCTACTTTCAGAAGGACGTCATTGAGAAGTTGGTACAAGAAATGACGGCAATGGGATTTATCCGACCAAGCACCAGCCCTTATTCTTCTCCAGTTTTGCTTGTTAAAAAAAAGGACGGAACGTGGCGCTTTTGTGTGGACTATCGGGCTCTTAATGGGATTACAGTCAAGGATCGATTTCCTATTCCCACTATCGACGAGTTGCTAGATGAACTAGGCAAGGCaacggtgttttctaagttggatTTGCGGGCGGGATATCATCAAATTCGTATGGATAGAAGAGATGTTCACAAAACAGCCTTCCGAACTCACGAAGGACACTATGAATTTGTGGTCATGCCGTTTGGGCTTACTAATGCCCCGTCTACTTTTCAGGCTGCTATGAATCAGGTTTTTCGACCATTTTTGCGTCACTTCGTCATCGTTTTCTTTGATGACATTTTAATATATAGTAGCAATGAAGAGGAGCATGTTATTCATTTAGGGAAAGTACTCCAGCTGCTTCGGGAACACACTTTCTTTGCTAAGATCAGCAAGTGCCAATTTTTTCAGCGGACTATTGAGTATTTGGGCCACTTAGTTTCTGCCCAAGGGGTACAAGCTGATCCTTCTAAGGTAGCAGCCCATGGTAAATTGGCCGGCACCGCGAACATTAAAACAGTTGAGAGGTTTTCTAGGCCTTACGGGGTATTATCGTCGATTTGTCGCTCAGTACGCCACGATTGCAGCACCACTTACTGAGTTACTAAAGCGAGACCAATTTTCTTGGACCACCGTGACAGCCACGGCATTCGACCAACTCAAGCAAGCGATGTCTAACACACCCGTTCTTAAGCTGCCAGATTTTTCGAAGGAATTTATTTTAGAGACAGATGCATCCAATGTGGGCATTGGCGGGGTGCTTATGCAGGACGGCCATCCTTTGGCTTATTTCAGCAAGAAATTGGGTCCGCGCTTTGCTGGTGCATCGGCATATATCCGAGAAATGAGAGCCATAGTGGAAGCTGTTGCAAAATGGCGCCAATACTTGTTGGGTAGGCATTTCGTCATTCGTACGGATCATAAGAGCCTTCGCGAGCTACTTACACAGGTTATTCAAACTCCGGAACAGCAACACTTCATAAGGAAATTGCTGGGATTCCACTTTTCTATCGAGTACAAAGCGGGAAAATACAATTCGGTGGCTGATGCTCTTTCCAGGCAGCATGAGGGATCGCTTTCCTCCCTTCACTTAGCCATTAGTGCTGGGCGTTTTGACTTTTTAGAGGAATTACGCCAAGAGAACATTGCTTGTCCCGACCTTAGGCTTTTACATGAACAATTACAGCAAGGGAAATTGGATGATACACAGTACACGGTCAGAGATGGGCTGCTTTATTATCAACAGAAATTGTTTGTCAGTCAACACTCCAACTTAAAGCAACAATTACTTCAAGAGTTTCATGCTTCTCCTTTAGGGGGACACGCCGGGGCTGACCGTACATTTATACGACTGAGAACAAATTTTTTTTGGCAGGGTATGCGCAGGGATGTGCGCCAATTCGTGCTAGCATGTTTggtttgccaaacgatcaaatatTCCCCAACGGCCCCCTACGGATTACTTCAGCCATTGCAAATTCCGGAGCGAGCTTGGGAAGACTTGGCTATGGATTTTATTGTTGGCTTGCCTAATTCACATGGAGTGACTAACATCTTGGTGGTAGTGGATAGGTTCACAAAGTATGCCCACTTTGGAGCACTTCCGAGTCATTATTCAGCTACTAAAGTCGCTGACCTTTTCTCTAACATGGTGATTCGCCTTCATGGCATGCCGCGAACTATCATATCGGACAGGGACCCAATATTCACTAGTGCTTTTTGGAAGAAATTGTTTGAACTGATGGGTACAACATTGAAGATGAGCACTTCTTACCACCCTCAAACGGATGGTCAAACCGAGGTAACCAATCGCTATTTAGAGCAATATTTGCGCGCATTTACAGCAGACCGTCCAAAGCAATGGAGTAAATTCTTGTCATGGGCTGAATACCACTATAACACCAGCCACCACTCAGCTATTGGCATGACCCCTTTCCAGGCAGTTTATGGACGCACTCCTCCTTCCATACCAGCGTATACTCGGGGTACCACTTCGATTCAGGCAGTGGAAGTTGATTTACTCACACGTGACGAGATTCTACAACACTTGAAGCATCACTTACAGCAGGCACAACATTGGATGCGGCAGCAAGCAAATAAGAAGCGCAGAGATATCGAATTCAAGATCGGAGATTTGGTTCTTGTCAAGCTTCAGCCTTACAGGCAAACGACAGTGGCTCACCGCCTCAATTCCAAGTTGTGTCGTCGTTactttggcccctttgaggtcaTGGCTCGCGCTGGCCCAGTTGCTTACACACTGAAGCTTCCACAGGGGAGTCACATCCATCCTACATTCCATGTCTCTTTGCTGAAACCATACCATGGCATGAAGTCAACAACTTGTTATCCGCTGCCAGACTTCAGCATTGCAAACAAACCTGTTATGGTTCCCTTGGCCATCATAGCTACTCGGATCCGCATGAGGAATGACATGCCTCTTCGGCAGGTACTGGTTCAGTGGTCGATAAGCTCACCTGAGGACGCCACTTGGGAGGATTTTGACACCCTTGTTCAGATATACAAGCTGTccaaccttgaggacaaggttgaTTTCGGGGAGGGGAGTAGTGTTAGTGAGACCCAAGAGGTTGGCCCAATAACTTTAGAACCCAAAATGATGCAAGACCAGATGAGGAGCTGGGAGATAGAATCGGCCCAAGATGTTGAGGTGCCTTTGGTCTGTGAAAAGGAGAACAACACCGAAAATGCAGAAGGAATGACCAGCAGCAAAGCAGGGGAGAATCAAGCGTGTACCAAGAGGGAACGTGTGAAGCCACGCTGGATGAGGGACTACATGATGATGCTGGAACGTTGAGAATGAATGAGGTCATGTAACTAATTTCGGTTAGCTTGTATTTGGCTAATGAGTATAAATTGTTTTCTGTAAAAACAAACTGGGGTTATGTCTGGAATGAAATAGCAAATTCAATTTGCCTTGGAGATTTGCTCTGTCTCAAAGAGAGCTATATACTAACACTGACACTACGTCATTATAATTCAAATTGGAAGAGGCTGATATTGGGATCGAACAGCTTGTGAATACTAGGATGATCTTTAATAAGACTAGTAAACTAGTTTTAGATTTAGAATCCATCgagttttgattttgtttttttgaTGTCAATTAAGTAACTCGTGGATTATCCATCCACCACTCAATTTCCCAGCTTGAGATTAACTTTCAAGGTATAAATGCACTTGTCCAGGAAATTTGCCAAGATTCAGAGTATGCAAACGTGTCTAGTGTTCAAAAATGATAATATCTCTGTCCATATCATCTTTAACATCGTCTAGAGAAATAATAATTTGCTAAAATAAATGAAGGAAAATACttgtat contains the following coding sequences:
- the LOC133792719 gene encoding gamma-interferon-responsive lysosomal thiol protein, whose amino-acid sequence is MAFSRRTIALLPLISVYLFLFVSLYPTSTLASKARVLPSDSEKVSLGLYYESLCPYSANFIVNYLVKIFEDDLLSIVDLKLVPWGNAKIRGNSTVVCQHGPYECLLNTVEACAIDAWPELNKHFPFIYCIEALVQERKYLQWETCYEKLGLDPKPVDDCYKSEAGQELELQYGTETDALQPPHRYVPWVVIDGQPLYEDYENFLSYICKAYKGPALPMSCSELSLKTLDVEEAKPSHLVSYKEQEKGPALWGRVRSALASWMSQMNMVALE